The following coding sequences lie in one Arachis hypogaea cultivar Tifrunner chromosome 4, arahy.Tifrunner.gnm2.J5K5, whole genome shotgun sequence genomic window:
- the LOC112796741 gene encoding uncharacterized protein isoform X1, translating to MREARAKDRDEEKPSSSSHTSPPLEEFCASPSFIRVLPPPLQGSIVTADVAERRRATTTRSYLREEELYSTLLSPSIHDHNREGSVAVIPVPSFVPFVTIAVSKVCLCYRSLCCRGYCHWGRWEPMLEMPLMILMLLHRFRAAVLLPEEGNS from the exons ATGAGGGAGGCGCGAGCCAAGGACCGCGATGAGGAGAAGCCATCGTCGTCAAGCCACACGTCGCCACCGCTGGAGGAGTTTTGCGCGTCGCCGTCATTCATTCGCGTTCTGCCGCCGCCGCTTCAAGGGTCTATCGTCACTGCTGATGTCGCCGAAAGGAGGAGAGCGACCACCACGAGGAGCTACCTCCGAGAAGAGGAGTTGTATTCCACGCTGCTGTCGCCATCGATCCACGACCACAACCGCGAGGGTTCCGTCGCCGTCATTCCAGTGCCATCATTTGTGCCCTTCGTCACCATCGCCGTGAGTAAAGTCTGCCTCTG TTACCGGAGTCTTTGTTGCCGTGGATACTGCCATTGGGGTCGCTGGGAACCAATGTTGGAGATGCCCTTAATGATTCTAATGCTGCTACATAGGTTCCGAGCTGCTGTGTTGTTGCCAGAGGAAGGGAACTCATAG
- the LOC112796741 gene encoding uncharacterized protein isoform X2, whose product MREARAKDRDEEKPSSSSHTSPPLEEFCASPSFIRVLPPPLQGSIVTADVAERRRATTTRSYLREEELYSTLLSPSIHDHNREGSVAVIPVPSFVPFVTIALPESLLPWILPLGSLGTNVGDALNDSNAAT is encoded by the exons ATGAGGGAGGCGCGAGCCAAGGACCGCGATGAGGAGAAGCCATCGTCGTCAAGCCACACGTCGCCACCGCTGGAGGAGTTTTGCGCGTCGCCGTCATTCATTCGCGTTCTGCCGCCGCCGCTTCAAGGGTCTATCGTCACTGCTGATGTCGCCGAAAGGAGGAGAGCGACCACCACGAGGAGCTACCTCCGAGAAGAGGAGTTGTATTCCACGCTGCTGTCGCCATCGATCCACGACCACAACCGCGAGGGTTCCGTCGCCGTCATTCCAGTGCCATCATTTGTGCCCTTCGTCACCATCGCC TTACCGGAGTCTTTGTTGCCGTGGATACTGCCATTGGGGTCGCTGGGAACCAATGTTGGAGATGCCCTTAATGATTCTAATGCTGCTACATAG